In one window of Phyllopteryx taeniolatus isolate TA_2022b chromosome 23, UOR_Ptae_1.2, whole genome shotgun sequence DNA:
- the focad gene encoding focadhesin, giving the protein MMEALKVQLDFPSTIIQAQAVRRLVAAVLKEKGQSGQISHSSTQGSALETLWEQCCSDCAPVRSACCDAVVLLVDQGHADLHQVLNGVLNLLPSARNVQGLVKVVGLLLQMQADRRDRETHFTCPYGIRSSPHPYITALENRPDCWTAILSVIDDFVQLAVDRNEPAYVAMLVPFLRYLYCQPERRPEHSLLQQGLLRTLLPTDPVGAPVPQNKEQDENSPVSDSLLRCLCQLVPRMPVDCVEAVLELHWFIRALLPSLSKKREEPWTSERGRLLLQLLCASQRCLSFNGDCRPLVGLMTQFIPICPQELSLDELLMGLALLLFEAPAAQQSSLLSLVLTLVPEHTELSQWLSPVLVLPVLQLLSCSDLTEPLAERRTHNLNRKLAESVLSSVSRQTARLQQSRLPEELLLTPWFSELRAAVSTLRQAVDHPSAAVDWLLSLTSALSSKQRLPSSLALIVTHLLLTGADDVCRLALDAVRAIAAADAHQVPSLLPVLLFKLGKEKNPLLCNAVLDCLPNLGTHKLCVPTVLQTLSMLASNLKLKAAAMRLTTALWKKQDRVYPELQRLLAQQDNRVVMGRETQWEQVLARAACLRDICRERPYQHGSDMLAAIALTLKQCVRPDQVTPAVLALQGLQELCRAEVVDIVSTWRSLGPELRCDSRPLMVKTVSQLLALVPQLAVMSEEYEKLKEEAVSLLWSYAVNKDPEVASCCFQALADFPEAVHTINHLPEAARPVVEPPELEDDEQSGEEEEKDLSVMGSSYVKLLTLTPSPALPGLELFLTSLVKQEMSQMPRGVYFSALRGAGLRSDQGKTMAGIPAFMLKSYEKNKQPGLKQGLAAGLLLCYELPQQTDREGRPILRHLLCRSRSYQQTMTALIHEVNIQPSEWHRALLLPQAWRGFMNRTFHAVLEGRRADLEMQRKKDQEDPEELQYKQHCAWLWARDHLTNTIKSATKDSPVIQGNSVLALSALAAVLAKYERNLPADDDAGLRVGPEFVPTSSWLAMVLDTLLSIISSSYKAKRQVFPWYLHRSYSGENTASAIARSCASLALSLLVPVLVLWHQDSLNQVVSALQSGLPGSPTADSSQAIQFHSGLALGMVLSGLHHQRLSDVTPQKDTDLLLDALLSLEACSFDTDAEYNTGCMLGLGLLLAALCSGGQTHQHARVTQTLDKLLSALQDSGGQGRMLQEVLAYSVACVSVSAFSCGAIDPGKADEVVDTLRTLTEDSQQTPGFSMALGLVVHGLSLCGHGKAEDLQPRLLAAWVKILLKEGCPTMQRLAALNGLVALVGSESYLIQLKSELELSSNQQSRLNEVIRAVSQIVTFSGAIGLQSNCACLLGHLHLSHMFSSHSHTAVPQDFSYLAEKSVIRAVVDLLTEAGKKGPEFAHPSVVETALKPLAAVGAAVQYPPVNWSAILSPLMRLSFGEEVQHQCVALAAAQAQYSQSASLFLGSWLSSPLVYSLSYQTRDLLHESLSSWMKHVAEDKLQFFVDTLGLRTFREDLGPQRLSLRRSLLRGLAQAMAAPNPPSACWTVLCSATEKIFTLLPDQIEDSEVEFYAGVAECLSEMSDTEIDRIASATETQMEKTCFVLAYLASRGRIPLLGLNDIIASVLRGWPSHRVGWILLQTFYQCRLAASVNTGVSKRMEWLLELMGLIRNVAYGAAAVTCGNTKLATDFLFQVFAATVVSWADHSVPLLLGIRARWFPWRPASKPAALPHALYGAESLTEHALPRCLLGLPRSLPPLLDKEPWSCQSPKFIDWLLSIVEGPEQSLSATTIDTARAALLALRRSPEFKKKSVWTRAYGW; this is encoded by the exons ATGATGGAGGCCTTAAAGGTGCAACTTGACTTCCCGAGCACCATCATACAAGCCCAG GCGGTGAGAAGGCTTGTTGCTGCGGTGCTTAAAGAGAAAGGCCAGAGTGGACAGATCAGCCATTCATCCACACAG GGCTCTGCGCTGGAGACTCTGTGGGAGCAGTGCTGCAGCGACTGCGCTCCGGTGCGCTCGGCCTGCTGCGACGCCGTCGTGCTGCTGGTGGATCAAGGCCACGCCGACCTGCACCAAGTCCTTAACGGCGTCCTCAACCTACTGCCGTCTGCGAG GAATGTCCAGGGGCTGGTTAAAGTCGTGGGGCTGCTGCTACAGATGCAGGCGGACCGCCGAGACCGGGAAACACACTTCACTTGTCCTTACGGCATCAG GAGTAGTCCCCACCCATACATAACAGCACTGGAGAACCGTCCGGATTGCTGGACTGCCATTCTCTCGGTGATCGATGACTTTGTTCAGCTGGCTGTTGATAG AAACGAACCCGCCTACGTCGCCATGCTGGTCCCCTTCCTACGCTACCTCTACTGCCAACCAGAGAGGCGGCCTGAGCACAGCCTCCTTCAACAGGGTCTCCTCCGGACGTTGCTTCCCACAGATCCGGTCGGCGCGCCCGTCCCTCAGAACAAGGAGCAGGATGAGAACTCGCCGGTGTCCGACAGCCTGCTCCGGTGCCTCTGCCAGCTGGTGCCGCGCATGCCG GTGGACTGTGTGGAGGCGGTGCTGGAGCTGCACTGGTTCATCCGCGCTCTGCTTCCCAGTCTGTCCAAGAAGCGCGAAGAGCCGTGGACGAGCGAGAGAGGGCGTCTCCTGCTCCAGCTGCTCTGCGCCTCCCAGCGTTGCCTCAGCTTCAACGGAGACTGTCGGCCTCTCGTCGGGTTGATGACGCAGTTCATCCCGATTTGCCCGCAG GAGCTGTCTTTGGATGAGCTGTTAATGGGTCTAGCCTTGCTACTTTTCGAGGCCCCCGCAGCACAGCAGAGTAGCCTCCTCAGTCtag TGCTAACTTTAGTGCCCGAGCACACTGAGCTGTCGCAGTGGTTGAGTCCCGTCCTGGTTCTTCCCGTGCTGCAGCTCCTGTCCTGTTCAGATCTCACTGAGCCACTTGCGGAGCGCCGCACACACAACCTCAACCGGAAGTTGGCTGAGAGCGTGCTCAGCAGCGTCAGTCGGCAGACCGCGAGACTCCAGCAG TCCCGTCTACCAGAGGAACTTCTTCTCACTCCCTGGTTCAGCGAACTGAGAGCGGCCGTGTCCACACTGCGTCAAGCGGTCGATCATCCATCGGCGGCCGTCGACTGGCTCCTCTCCCTCACCTCGGCTCTGTCGTCAAAGCAGCGCCTGCCGAGCTCTCTCGCCCTCATCGTCACCCACCTCCTCCTCACGGGTGCGGACGACGTCTGCCGGTTGGCTTTGGACGCCGTACGGGCCATTGCGGCCGCCGACGCCCACCAG GTGCCATCCCTTCTTCCAGTGCTGCTGTTCAAGCTGGGGAAAGAAAAGAATCCACTCCTGTGTAACGCGGTGCTCGACTGCCTGCCAAACCTTGGGACCCACAAG CTGTGTGTACCCACGGTGCTACAGACTCTCAGCATGCTGGCCAGCAACCTTAAGCTCAAAGCAGCGGCCATGCGGCTCACTACCGCTCTTTGGAAAAAACAG GACCGCGTTTACCCCGAGCTGCAGCGTCTGCTGGCTCAGCAGGACAACAGGGTGGTGATGGGGAGGGAAACCCAGTGGGAGCAGGTGCTGGCCCGAGCGGCCTGTCTTCGAGACATCTGCCGAGAGAG GCCTTACCAGCACGGAAGTGACATGTTGGCCGCCATCGCGTTGACTCTGAAGCAATGCGTCAGACCCGACCAGGTGACCCCTGCAGTGCTCGCCCTGCAAGGACTACAGGAGCTGTGCCGTGCGGAG GTAGTGGACATCGTGTCGACATGGAGAAGTCTCGGACCGGAACTGAGGTGCGACTCCCGTCCACTGATGGTCAAGACCGTCTCTCAGCTTCTGGCTCTGGTTCCGCAACTCGCCGTCATGTCTGAGGAGTATGAG AAACTAAAGGAGGAAGCGGTCAGCCTTCTCTGGAGTTATGCTGTGAACAAG GATCCAGAGGTGGCCAGCTGTTGCTTTCAGGCCTTGGCAGACTTCCCAGAAGCGGTTCACACGATAAATCATCTCCCCGAGGCA GCCAGGCCTGTTGTGGAGCCGCCTGAGCTCGAGGACGATGAGCAGTctggggaggaggaagagaaagaCCTGTCAGTCATGGGTTCATCGTATGTAAAGTTGCTGACTCTCACCCCCTCGCCTGCTCTACCAG GCTTGGAGCTCTTCCTGACTTCACTGGTCAAGCAGGAGATGAGCCAGATGCCGAGGGGGGTGTACTTTTCCGCCCTGCGGGGGGCCGGCCTGCGTTCGGACCAGGGTAAAACTATGGCGGGAATCCCAGCGTTCATGCTGAAGTCCTACGAGAAGAACAAGCAGCCGGGGCTCAAACAAGGACTAGCAG CTGGCCTGTTGCTTTGCTATGAGCTACCGCAGCAGACGGATCGCGAGGGCCGCCCCATCCTGCGCCACCTGCTCTGCCGCAGCCGTAGCTATCAGCAAACCATGACCGCCCTCATTCACGAA GTGAACATTCAGCCATCCGAATGGCACCGCGCGCTGCTCCTGCCTCAGGCGTGGCGCGGTTTTATGAATCGCACTTTCCATGCAGTCCTCGAG GGTCGACGCGCTGATCTGGAAATGCAGCGCAAAAAAGACCAAGAAGACCCAGAAGAGCTGCAGTACAAACAACACTGTGCTTGGCTGTG GGCCAGAGATCACTTAACAAATACCATCAAAAGTGCAACAAA GGACAGTCCTGTTATTCAAGGAAACTCCGTACTGGCTCTGAGTGCCCTGGCTGCCGTCCTGGCTAAATATGAACGCAACCTGCCTGCCGACGACGACGCCGGCCTCCGA GTTGGACCAGAGTTTGTGCCCACAAGCAGCTGGTTGGCGATGGTGCTTGACACTCTGCTCagcatcatcagcagcagctaCAAGGCCAAAAGACAAGTGTTTCCATGGTACCTGCAT CGGTCCTATTCGGGTGAGAACACTGCGAGCGCCATCGCCCGTTCCTGCGCCAGCCTGGCGCTGTCCCTGCTGGTGCCGGTGCTGGTACTGTGGCATCAAGACAGTCTGAACCAGGTCGTGTCCGCGCTGCAGTCCGGCCTGCCCGGGTCGCCCACCGCCGACAGCTCTCAGGCGATTCAGTTCCACTCCGGCCTCGCTCTTGGCATGGTTCTGTCCGGCCTGCATCATCAGCGCCTCAG TGACGTCACCCCGCAGAAGGACACAGACCTCCTCCTCGATGCTCTGTTGTCTCTGGAAGCTTGCTCTTTCGACACCGACGCGGAGTACAA TACCGGCTGCATGTTGGGTCTGGGTCTGCTGCTTGCAGCTCTTTGCAGTGGCGGGCAGACACACCAACACGCCCGTGTCACTCAAACACTGGACAAACTCCTAAGCGCCCTGCAGGATAGCGGCGGACAGGGGCGCATGCTgcaggag GTTTTGGCGTACTCGGTGGCGTGCGTCAGCGTCTCGGCCTTTAGCTGCGGCGCCATCGATCCCGGCAAGGCGGACGAGGTCGTGGATACTCTGCGCACCTTGACGGAGGACAGCCAGCAG aCTCCAGGCTTCTCTATGGCACTGGGCCTCGTGGTCCACGGCCTGTCACTGTGCGGCCACGGCAAAGCGGAGGACCTACAACCTCGTCTGCTGGCTGCCTGGGTTAAGATTTTACTGAAGGAG GGTTGTCCCACCATGCAGCGCCTGGCCGCTCTTAACGGACTGGTGGCTTTAGTGGGATCCGAGAGTTACCTCATTCAG CTCAAGAGCGAACTGGAACTTTCCTCCAATCAGCAGAGCCGACTTAACGAGGTCATCCGGGCCGTCTCGCAG ATTGTGACCTTCTCAGGAGCGATTGGGTTGCAGTCCAACTGTGCCTGCCTGCTGGGCCACTTGCATTTGTCGCACATGTTcagcagtcacagtcacacagcAG TGCCTCAGGATTTTAGTTACCTCGCTGAGAAAAGCGTCATCAGGGCCGTCGTGGATTTGCTCACAGAGGCGGGAAAGAAAG GTCCTGAGTTTGCGCATCCGAGTGTGGTGGAAACCGCACTGAAGCCTCTGGCCGCGGTCGGAGCCGCCGTCCAGTACCCGCCCGTCAACTGGAGCGCCATCTTGTCCCCTCTGATGAGACTCAGCTTTG GTGAGGAGGTTCAGCATCAATGTGTGGCGCTGGCTGCAGCTCAAGCTCAGTATTCCCAGAGTGCATCACTCTTTCTGGGTTCCTGGCTGTCCTCTCCTCTTGTGTACAGTCTCAGT TATCAGACGCGGGACCTCTTGCACGAGAGCCTGTCCTCGTGGATGAAACATGTCGCCGAAGACAAGCTCCAGTTCTTCGTGGACACTCTGGGCCTGCGGACCTTCCGGGAGGACCTCGGACCTCAGCGTCTCTCCCTGCGACGCTCTCTGCTGCGGGGCCTTGCCCAAGCCATGGCCGCGCCCAACCCCCCCAGCGCATGCTGGACCGTCCTGTGTTCCGCCACCGAGAAGATCTTCACCCTCCTTCCCGACCAGATAGAG GATAGTGAAGTGGAATTCTATGCGGGAGTCGCCGAATGTTTGTCCGAGATGTCTGATACGGAGATTGACCGCATCGCGAGTGCCACAGAG ACACAGATGGAGAAAACCTGCTTCGTCTTGGCCTACCTGGCATCCCGGGGCAGGATTCCCCTGCTGGGTCTGAATGACATCATCGCCAGCGTGCTCCGCGGTTGGCCGAGCCACCGGGTAGGCTGGATCCTCCTGCAGACATTCTACCAGTGTCGCCTGGCTGCCAGTGTCAATACAG GCGTTTCAAAACGAATGGAGTGGCTGCTAGAGTTGATGGGGCTCATCCGGAATGTAGCCTACGGTGCCGCCGCTGTCACGTGTGGGAACACCAAACTG GCCACAGACTTCCTGTTCCAAGTCTTCGCCGCCACCGTCGTTTCCTGGGCCGACCACTCCGTGCCCCTCCTGCTCGGGATCAGGGCCCGCTGGTTCCCGTGGCGACCGGCCTCGAAGCCCGCAGCGCTCCCGCACGCCCTGTACGGCGCGGAGTCGCTGACGGAGCACGCTCTGCCGCGATGCCTGCTGGGATTGCCACGCAGCTTGCCCCCCCTCCTCGACAAAGAACCCTGGAGCTGCCAGTCGCCCAAG TTCATAGACTGGCTTCTCAGCATCGTGGAAGGACCCGAACAAAGTCTGTCGGCGACAACAATCGACACGGCCCGGG CGGCTCTGTTGGCCCTGCGGCGCTCCCCCGAGTTCAAGAAGAAATCAGTGTGGACCAGAGCGTATGGCTGGTAG